The Cardiobacteriaceae bacterium TAE3-ERU3 genome includes a region encoding these proteins:
- a CDS encoding rhodanese-related sulfurtransferase yields the protein MSEASNGDIVVTALYKFTPFPDFADYREAIRDTMLAHDVKGTLLIAHEGINGTIAGSRAGIDAVLDYLRTIPAIGSFDYKESFTDEQPFYRTKVKLKKEIVTLGVEGIDPLQSVGRYVKPKDWNALISDPDVVLIDTRNDYEVQIGTFKHAVNPHTESFREFPEYVQEHLDPKKHKKVAMFCTGGIRCEKSTAYLKQQGFDEVYHLEGGILKYLEEVPEEESLWEGECFVFDNRVAVNHKLEKGQYDQCYACRMPITEEDKQSAAYVRGESCPHCIDKATEEQRARFRERERQIQLAKARGETHIGGEVPDLIEQRKAEKEAKKAQAPSGKAQ from the coding sequence ATGAGTGAAGCCTCAAATGGTGATATTGTCGTCACCGCATTGTATAAATTTACCCCTTTCCCTGATTTTGCCGATTACCGTGAAGCCATTCGCGATACCATGCTTGCGCATGACGTCAAAGGCACACTATTGATTGCCCATGAAGGCATTAATGGCACGATTGCAGGCAGCCGAGCCGGTATTGATGCCGTACTTGATTATCTGCGCACTATTCCTGCGATTGGTAGCTTTGACTATAAAGAATCATTTACTGATGAACAGCCCTTCTACCGTACCAAGGTTAAGCTGAAAAAAGAAATCGTCACTCTTGGTGTGGAAGGTATTGATCCATTGCAGTCCGTTGGGCGCTACGTGAAGCCAAAAGATTGGAATGCGCTGATCTCTGATCCTGATGTGGTGTTGATTGATACGCGCAATGATTATGAAGTACAGATTGGTACGTTCAAGCATGCCGTCAATCCGCATACCGAGTCTTTCCGTGAGTTTCCCGAGTATGTGCAAGAGCACCTTGACCCCAAGAAGCACAAGAAAGTGGCAATGTTCTGCACAGGTGGTATTCGCTGTGAAAAATCGACTGCGTACCTGAAGCAGCAAGGCTTTGATGAGGTTTATCATCTTGAAGGTGGCATCCTGAAATATTTGGAAGAAGTACCGGAAGAAGAGTCTTTATGGGAAGGAGAGTGTTTCGTCTTCGATAACCGCGTTGCCGTAAACCATAAGCTTGAAAAAGGGCAGTATGACCAGTGCTACGCCTGTCGTATGCCAATTACAGAAGAAGACAAGCAAAGTGCTGCGTATGTGCGTGGTGAGTCCTGCCCGCATTGCATCGATAAGGCAACTGAGGAGCAGCGTGCGCGATTCCGCGAGCGTGAACGCCAAATTCAGCTCGCTAAAGCACGTGGTGAGACGCATATTGGCGGTGAAGTCCCTGATTTGATTGAGCAGCGTAAAGCGGAAAAAGAAGCAAAGAAAGCGCAAGCTCCTTCAGGTAAGGCGCAATAG